The Desulfuromonas versatilis genome has a segment encoding these proteins:
- a CDS encoding phosphate ABC transporter substrate-binding protein, giving the protein MLVRWIAGLCLGLALAGATVHAAGPTRLRYAGATTLKRDFMPKAAWAFEARTGVGFTIVGGNTDPGLLALRAGEADVAGAGRFLTPAERAAGLVETLVGWDPLAVVVHETNPLEALSLQQLVGIFSGRIARWSEVGGPDLPILLVVNPEGSGMRAAVEEEVLRGESLGPFQLTTGLVEDGDLQVSQFPLAITILSSSMVDGPRVKILKIDGQSLGSATVTQGKYPLVKPLQLVTLGPPRGTLLDFIEFVQSPEGQAIMERRFYGIGTPSAAADHP; this is encoded by the coding sequence TTGCTGGTCAGATGGATTGCGGGATTGTGCCTGGGACTGGCCTTGGCCGGCGCCACGGTGCATGCCGCTGGGCCGACCCGGCTGCGCTATGCCGGTGCCACCACCCTCAAGCGCGACTTCATGCCCAAGGCCGCCTGGGCCTTCGAGGCCCGAACCGGGGTCGGCTTCACCATTGTGGGGGGCAACACCGACCCCGGCCTGCTGGCCTTGCGGGCCGGCGAGGCGGACGTGGCGGGAGCCGGGCGGTTTCTTACCCCGGCCGAGAGAGCCGCGGGGCTGGTGGAGACGCTGGTCGGCTGGGATCCGTTGGCCGTGGTGGTGCACGAAACCAATCCGCTGGAGGCACTGAGCCTCCAGCAGCTGGTGGGAATTTTCAGCGGGCGAATTGCCCGCTGGAGCGAGGTCGGCGGGCCCGATCTGCCAATTTTGCTGGTGGTCAACCCCGAGGGCTCGGGGATGCGTGCCGCGGTGGAGGAGGAGGTTCTGCGGGGGGAGAGCCTCGGACCGTTTCAACTGACCACGGGCCTGGTCGAGGATGGCGACCTGCAGGTTTCCCAATTCCCCCTGGCGATCACCATCCTCAGCAGCAGCATGGTCGATGGGCCCCGGGTCAAGATCCTGAAGATCGACGGGCAGTCCCTCGGCTCGGCAACGGTGACCCAAGGCAAGTACCCGCTGGTCAAGCCGCTGCAGTTGGTGACCCTGGGCCCGCCCCGGGGGACGTTGCTGGATTTCATCGAATTTGTTCAGAGCCCCGAGGGGCAGGCCATAATGGAGCGGCGGTTTTACGGCATCGGGACTCCGTCCGCCGCTGCTGATCATCCCTGA
- a CDS encoding methyl-accepting chemotaxis protein has translation MFSSLKLRSKILVALIGLSVLPLAAALILLSAFTDEQMEQGMQLRADETVRFVKERIDAAQREVSNYIRLSSLDSDLSNSIYFSENPEEMLNLKTAVEDAQEIFHIDLIQVLNPEGHVLRRTLREGHRDLQPTTGKEHPVIQAALAGTDASGLGSFDGRAAIVAVSPISYHQKVIGYLLGAIFLDDIAEHLRQLGGTAVAFYNPEGEITTSDAELTELSLAQIQGRESWTQQLGKTPYSLYNIPFGGRDEGLIIAYDRSELVEARRNLRAVLLTILLGVGTLAVLIGVAISRGVVRPLTEVVKNLKEIAEGEADLTRALKVRSRDEVGELAESFNRFLGRLAETVRRIKVVRSDLAQAAEKIRLSSSEVNMGALRQSQALEESHQAIQGIDQTLAGVAESTSQLLDAAEGSSSATLELGSTIEEIADQMEKLFATVEEVSSSITQMSVASQQVTDNIEALSSSTEITASSITEMDAAIKEIEENAGRTSALSEAAARDAQSGKEAVDETIQGICAVREIVDGATTVIQDLGAQSSAIGKILTVIDEVADQTSLLALNAAIIAAQAGEHGRGFAVVADEIRELADRTAVSTREIAAIITRLQDGTRGAVKAMGSASERVHKEVDRSRIAGSALDQIRNSTLTATEQVRSIVRATQEQARGSQQITQSINQVAAMLNQIATAVNQQSEGTQQLAKAAEFMKDIASRVNLSTGEQTNGSRQINLSMENIRDMIERIDAASREQALRSRQVVEAVSSVRSIAENNVARTAELDQVVELLAEQTGTLENEVGAFKA, from the coding sequence ATGTTTTCATCACTGAAGCTGCGCTCGAAGATACTCGTGGCCCTGATCGGCCTTTCGGTTCTGCCGCTCGCCGCCGCGCTGATTCTGCTCTCCGCATTTACCGACGAGCAGATGGAGCAGGGCATGCAGTTGCGGGCCGACGAGACGGTGCGCTTCGTCAAGGAGCGCATCGACGCCGCCCAGCGGGAGGTCTCCAACTACATCCGCCTCTCCAGCCTGGACAGCGATTTGAGCAACTCCATCTACTTCTCGGAAAATCCCGAGGAGATGCTCAATCTCAAGACCGCCGTGGAGGATGCCCAGGAGATCTTCCACATCGACCTGATCCAGGTTCTCAACCCCGAGGGGCACGTGCTGCGCAGGACCCTGCGCGAGGGCCACCGGGACCTCCAGCCCACCACCGGCAAGGAGCACCCGGTGATCCAGGCGGCCTTGGCCGGCACCGACGCCAGCGGTCTGGGCAGCTTCGACGGGCGGGCGGCCATCGTCGCGGTTTCACCGATCAGCTACCACCAGAAGGTCATCGGTTACCTGCTCGGGGCGATTTTCCTCGACGATATCGCCGAGCACCTGCGGCAGCTGGGGGGCACGGCCGTGGCCTTCTACAATCCCGAAGGAGAAATCACCACCAGCGATGCCGAACTGACGGAGCTTTCCCTCGCCCAGATCCAGGGGCGGGAGAGCTGGACCCAGCAGCTCGGCAAGACCCCCTACAGCCTTTACAATATCCCCTTCGGCGGCCGGGACGAGGGGCTCATCATTGCCTACGATCGCTCCGAACTGGTCGAGGCCCGGCGTAACCTGCGGGCGGTGCTGCTGACCATCCTCCTCGGTGTCGGGACCCTGGCGGTGCTGATCGGGGTGGCCATCTCCCGCGGGGTGGTCCGGCCGCTGACCGAGGTGGTGAAGAACCTCAAGGAGATCGCCGAGGGCGAGGCCGACCTCACCCGGGCGCTCAAGGTCCGCTCGCGGGACGAAGTCGGCGAACTGGCCGAGAGCTTCAACCGGTTTCTCGGGCGGTTGGCCGAGACCGTGCGGCGCATCAAGGTGGTGCGCTCGGATCTGGCCCAGGCCGCCGAAAAGATCCGTCTCTCCTCCAGCGAGGTCAACATGGGGGCCCTGCGCCAGTCCCAGGCGCTCGAGGAGAGCCACCAGGCGATCCAGGGGATCGACCAGACCCTGGCCGGCGTCGCCGAAAGCACCAGCCAGCTGCTGGATGCCGCCGAGGGGAGCTCGTCGGCCACCCTGGAGCTGGGCTCCACCATCGAAGAGATCGCCGACCAGATGGAGAAGCTCTTCGCCACGGTCGAGGAGGTTTCCAGTTCCATCACCCAGATGTCGGTGGCTTCCCAGCAGGTGACCGACAATATCGAGGCGCTCTCCTCCTCCACGGAAATCACCGCCTCCTCCATCACCGAGATGGACGCCGCCATCAAGGAGATCGAGGAGAACGCCGGGCGCACCAGCGCCCTTTCCGAGGCTGCGGCCCGCGATGCCCAGTCGGGCAAGGAGGCGGTGGATGAAACCATCCAGGGGATCTGTGCGGTGCGCGAGATCGTCGACGGCGCGACCACCGTCATTCAGGACCTAGGGGCCCAGTCGAGCGCCATCGGCAAGATCCTCACCGTCATCGACGAGGTGGCCGACCAGACCAGCCTGCTGGCGCTCAATGCCGCCATCATCGCCGCCCAGGCCGGCGAGCACGGGCGCGGCTTCGCGGTGGTGGCCGACGAGATCCGCGAGCTGGCCGATCGCACCGCGGTCAGCACCCGAGAAATCGCGGCGATCATCACCCGGCTGCAGGATGGCACCCGGGGGGCGGTCAAGGCCATGGGCAGCGCCAGCGAACGCGTGCACAAGGAGGTTGACCGCTCGCGGATCGCCGGCAGCGCCCTGGACCAGATCCGCAACAGCACTCTGACCGCCACCGAGCAGGTGCGCAGCATCGTGCGGGCCACCCAGGAGCAGGCTCGCGGCAGTCAGCAGATCACCCAGTCGATCAACCAGGTGGCGGCCATGCTCAACCAGATCGCCACGGCCGTCAACCAGCAGAGCGAGGGGACCCAGCAGCTGGCCAAGGCTGCGGAGTTTATGAAGGATATCGCTTCACGGGTGAACCTGAGCACCGGCGAGCAGACCAACGGCAGCCGGCAGATCAACCTCAGTATGGAGAACATCCGCGACATGATCGAACGCATCGATGCCGCCAGCCGCGAGCAGGCCCTGCGGAGCCGGCAGGTGGTGGAGGCAGTCTCCAGCGTGCGCAGCATCGCCGAGAACAACGTGGCGCGCACCGCCGAACTCGACCAGGTGGTGGAACTGCTCGCCGAGCAGACCGGCACCCTGGAAAACGAGGTCGGCGCCTTCAAGGCATGA
- a CDS encoding GPMC system MBL fold metallohydrolase, translating to MNRRNLKVTILGSGTSTGVPVIGCRCPVCRSQDPRNQRTRCSVLISVGERNVLIDTATDLRQQALREEVDHVDAVLFTHSHADHVHGIDDLRSFNRSSGELMPIFGSAETIGTIRRNFSYIFDDDPDAGYRPRLAPQVVDGPFELFGLRIEPLPLVHGPGRSLGYRVGPFAYLTDCSAIPAESQARLGGIDTLVVDGLRFKPHQSHFSIAQAIEAAANIGARRTLLTHLSHDVDYARHSPLLPEGVELAHDGQRLSFDFAAGDE from the coding sequence ATGAACCGGCGCAACCTGAAGGTCACCATCCTGGGCTCGGGGACCAGCACCGGGGTGCCGGTCATCGGCTGCCGCTGCCCGGTCTGCCGTTCGCAAGACCCGCGCAACCAGCGTACCCGCTGCAGCGTCCTGATCTCGGTCGGTGAACGCAACGTCCTCATCGACACCGCCACCGATCTGCGCCAGCAGGCTCTGCGCGAGGAGGTGGACCACGTGGACGCGGTGCTCTTCACCCACAGCCACGCCGATCACGTGCATGGCATCGACGACCTGCGCTCCTTCAACCGCTCCTCGGGTGAGCTGATGCCGATTTTCGGCTCGGCCGAGACCATCGGGACCATTCGCCGAAACTTCAGCTACATCTTCGATGACGATCCCGATGCCGGATATCGTCCCAGGCTGGCGCCCCAGGTGGTGGACGGGCCTTTCGAGCTGTTCGGGCTGCGGATCGAACCGCTTCCCCTGGTGCACGGCCCCGGCCGCTCCCTCGGCTACCGGGTCGGCCCCTTTGCCTATCTCACCGACTGCAGCGCCATCCCCGCCGAGAGCCAGGCGCGCCTTGGCGGAATCGACACCCTGGTGGTCGACGGCCTGCGCTTCAAGCCCCACCAAAGTCACTTCAGCATCGCCCAGGCCATCGAAGCGGCCGCGAATATCGGCGCCCGCCGCACTCTGCTGACCCACCTGAGCCACGATGTGGACTATGCACGCCACTCCCCGCTGCTGCCCGAGGGGGTCGAACTGGCCCACGACGGGCAGCGGCTGAGTTTCGATTTCGCCGCCGGAGATGAATGA